Proteins from one Gimesia maris genomic window:
- a CDS encoding heme-binding protein — translation MALAQPDQAKVLFENEQPLPLVRTNRAQLTLAGAERAIVASRKQADAMSIQVNIAVVDDGGHLLAFARMDGARPGSVYTSITKATSAATKRGPTGPLPNADAVNTQLSLAVENAAAVSGGKFTTLKGGVPIIYGGQVIGAIGVGGATGEQDAEVAAAGVAELTKALESVENSQTSTEEKVIFGNWLIEDIEGHGVIDNAQTTIQIAEDRSVTGNTGVNRYMAKAKLDGQNIKIEPGPITTRAAGPPALMDQESRFLTALQKVKKFHIDDKRLLYLVDDKEMMLLRASRVK, via the coding sequence ATGGCATTGGCACAACCTGACCAGGCAAAGGTCTTATTCGAAAATGAGCAGCCACTCCCACTCGTGCGAACCAATCGCGCACAATTGACGCTGGCGGGAGCTGAACGGGCAATTGTTGCGAGTCGTAAACAAGCGGATGCGATGAGTATTCAGGTCAACATTGCTGTCGTCGATGATGGCGGACATCTATTGGCATTCGCACGCATGGATGGTGCCAGACCGGGAAGCGTTTACACGTCGATCACGAAAGCGACATCGGCGGCAACCAAACGAGGGCCGACCGGACCATTGCCAAACGCAGATGCCGTGAATACGCAGCTGAGTCTGGCTGTGGAGAACGCCGCAGCAGTCAGCGGTGGCAAGTTTACGACGCTAAAGGGAGGCGTTCCGATCATTTACGGAGGACAAGTCATCGGCGCGATCGGCGTGGGCGGCGCCACTGGCGAACAAGACGCAGAAGTGGCAGCTGCTGGTGTAGCAGAACTGACAAAAGCTTTAGAGAGTGTCGAAAACTCGCAAACATCGACGGAAGAAAAAGTAATCTTTGGTAATTGGCTGATCGAAGATATCGAAGGTCATGGCGTGATCGATAATGCTCAAACAACAATTCAGATAGCTGAAGATCGTTCTGTAACCGGCAACACTGGAGTGAACCGGTATATGGCTAAGGCGAAGCTTGATGGCCAGAACATCAAAATAGAGCCAGGACCAATAACAACGCGCGCCGCCGGTCCGCCAGCGTTAATGGACCAGGAGTCCAGGTTTTTGACAGCGTTACAGAAAGTGAAAAAGTTTCACATCGATGACAAAAGACTGTTGTATCTGGTCGATGATAAAGAGATGATGCTTCTGCGCGCATCCAGAGTAAAGTAA